The following are from one region of the Francisella opportunistica genome:
- a CDS encoding zinc transporter ZntB produces the protein MNHILFCYCLDHKGGATSLEVANDIDKSIETKQNLVWTHLDAKSPQTKEWLNQQLSSLDPYIADALVAEETRPRFTQIDDGILIILRGINPNKDDTPEDMISIRLWIDKNRIISTRFRSLNVFDDITESFKNKIGPKNAADFITTLIAKLSSRMEPVLTDLDDRLVDIEEQTIAIIDTDLRESIAELRKQIIIFRRYIIPHRDVIEQLRLSSLSWLGSSHKRHLVEIYNYVVRYIEDLEEARDRLQIVKDEISNTLSDKLNKKMYFLSIIAAIFLPLSFLTGLLGVNVAGIPGAQNVYAFWIFLVILLVLVVLQIYLFKKLKWF, from the coding sequence ATGAATCATATTTTATTTTGTTATTGTTTAGACCATAAAGGTGGAGCAACTTCATTAGAAGTTGCAAATGATATCGATAAATCTATCGAAACTAAACAAAATCTTGTTTGGACACATTTAGATGCTAAAAGTCCTCAAACTAAAGAATGGTTAAATCAACAGCTAAGCTCATTAGATCCCTATATCGCAGATGCTTTAGTTGCAGAAGAAACAAGGCCAAGGTTTACACAAATAGATGATGGTATACTAATAATCTTAAGAGGTATTAACCCTAATAAAGATGATACTCCTGAAGATATGATTTCAATAAGATTATGGATAGATAAAAATCGCATAATTAGTACACGCTTTAGATCTTTGAATGTATTTGATGATATAACAGAAAGTTTTAAGAATAAAATAGGGCCTAAAAATGCTGCTGATTTTATAACAACATTAATAGCAAAACTATCTAGTCGTATGGAGCCAGTTTTAACAGACCTTGACGATAGGCTTGTAGATATAGAAGAACAAACTATAGCAATAATAGATACTGATTTAAGAGAGTCTATAGCTGAGTTGCGTAAGCAAATAATAATTTTTAGAAGATATATAATTCCACACAGGGATGTAATTGAACAACTAAGGTTAAGTAGTTTAAGCTGGCTTGGAAGCTCACATAAGCGTCATTTAGTAGAAATATATAACTATGTAGTACGTTATATAGAAGATCTCGAAGAAGCGCGTGATCGTTTGCAAATTGTAAAAGATGAAATCAGTAATACTCTAAGTGATAAACTTAATAAAAAAATGTATTTTTTATCTATTATTGCAGCTATATTTTTGCCATTAAGTTTTTTAACTGGATTATTAGGTGTAAATGTTGCTGGGATACCAGGTGCGCAAAATGTATATGCTTTTTGGATTTTTTTAGTAATATTATTAGTTTTAGTAGTCTTACAAATATATTTATTTAAAAAATTAAAATGGTTTTAA
- a CDS encoding EamA family transporter, with the protein MTFRPSYISVHSSAFALSSLGHLGIFCAGIVYFLYASLIKLAGPIFTSFTNYLVPLFWVFFGILINHDPSNITVWISLIIILSAVSLNYFTKH; encoded by the coding sequence ATCACCTTTAGACCAAGCTATATAAGTGTACATTCATCAGCATTTGCCTTATCTTCATTAGGGCACTTAGGTATATTTTGTGCTGGTATTGTTTATTTTCTCTACGCTTCACTGATAAAGCTTGCTGGTCCAATCTTTACTTCTTTTACTAATTATTTAGTTCCTTTATTTTGGGTTTTCTTTGGAATTTTAATCAACCATGACCCATCTAATATAACTGTTTGGATATCTTTGATAATTATTCTCTCTGCTGTTAGTTTAAATTACTTTACTAAACATTAA
- a CDS encoding amidohydrolase family protein — protein MYNDEIIDSHMHLWDKRNNYSWLESSDVNLEKMLGDYSSLRTNFLVPDYIKLAKANKIIQSIHVEAFGFPEDPVNETKWLQEQANKYGFPNGIVAYAKLDEANIEEILYRHTRFKNMRGIRMVLNWHDVDHLRMTDRPDYMKDKNWLNGFSLLEKYNLSFDLQVFDHQLADAKHLALEFPNTQIILEHLAWPTDLTPEGFVNWQKNIASIAACSNVVVKLSCFGCAFQRKVSEQVICKYIKATIDAFGPDRCLFGSNFPPDSLFYKLDEVITLVKKASEHLGYEAQRKIFFSNAKRIYRLT, from the coding sequence GTGTATAACGATGAAATCATTGATTCCCATATGCACTTGTGGGATAAACGTAATAATTATAGTTGGCTTGAGAGTTCAGATGTTAATTTAGAAAAAATGTTAGGTGATTATTCTTCATTAAGAACTAATTTTCTTGTTCCAGATTATATTAAGTTAGCAAAAGCAAATAAAATTATTCAATCAATCCATGTTGAAGCATTTGGCTTCCCAGAAGATCCTGTTAATGAAACTAAGTGGTTACAAGAACAGGCAAATAAGTATGGCTTTCCAAATGGAATTGTTGCTTATGCTAAACTTGATGAAGCTAATATTGAGGAGATACTCTATAGGCATACCAGGTTCAAAAATATGCGTGGTATAAGAATGGTTTTAAACTGGCATGATGTTGATCATCTTAGGATGACTGATCGCCCAGATTATATGAAAGATAAAAATTGGCTAAATGGATTTTCATTATTAGAAAAATATAATTTATCATTTGACTTACAAGTTTTTGACCATCAATTAGCTGATGCAAAACATCTAGCACTAGAGTTTCCTAATACACAGATCATTTTAGAACATCTTGCATGGCCAACCGATTTAACTCCGGAAGGATTTGTTAATTGGCAAAAAAATATAGCTTCAATAGCAGCATGTAGTAATGTTGTTGTTAAACTTAGCTGCTTTGGATGCGCATTTCAAAGGAAAGTATCTGAACAAGTTATTTGTAAATATATCAAAGCAACAATTGATGCGTTTGGTCCAGATAGATGCTTATTTGGTAGTAACTTTCCACCAGATAGCTTATTTTATAAATTAGATGAAGTTATTACTTTAGTCAAAAAAGCTAGCGAGCACCTAGGTTATGAGGCACAGAGAAAAATATTCTTCAGTAACGCAAAACGTATCTATCGTCTTACTTAA